Below is a genomic region from Helicobacter pylori.
CATTGCTCATTAAGCCATTCATTAGGCCTAACAAAAACCCCTTGCAAAAGCATCCCTAAATGCAACCCAATCCCTAATTTCAAACCACTACTCCCCACGCTTTCATCATCTTTTAAATGAGCTAAAAAAACGCACAAACCCAACCCATAGCAATTGATTAAACTATTACCATAAAAATCGAACTCCCCCTTAAAAACCCTCTTCACAGATAAATCAAACGCTAAAGATAAATCCTTTCCAGGCATCAAATCCACCCCTAAATGCAAGAACTGGAACAACACCTGATTATCCTTTAAGATACGCCGATTTTCTAAAAAATTGCTTGTCATTTTAAAAGGCCCATTCAAGGGTTTTAGCGCTTGAAAATGAGAAAAATCCTTATAAAAATCCCCTTGCTCTAAAGCTATCTTTTGGATTTTTTCTAAATCTTTTAAACGCATGTTGGAAAATCTTTCTAATAAAGTTTGTTCAGTGTCGTTTTGGAATTTTTCTTGCTTTGCAATCTTATCTTTTAAGGCGCTTAAGTCTATATCTTTTTCCCTCAAACGATGGGTTTTTCGTTTGAACAATAAAGGGGTGGTATTAGAGTTATAGGCTTTATCTTTAGCGACAATGAACGCCTTAAAATCCTTATTTTTATAAGACCAAGGCACTAGAGCGATAAAAACATTACGCTGTTTGAATTCTAAAAGCCTGAAAGCTTCAAAATCCTTTTTTTTGACGCGCACAAACGCTTGAGACAAATTCTTATCCAAAGCTTCAAAGACAACTATCGCGCTCCCTCCATAAGCGATGCTTGGGGATCGAGATAAAATAGTAATTGAGGGTTTTATCGTATCAACACACACTTCTTGTTTGAAAGACGCCTTATTGCCATTGAAGAAATTAGCATAACTCCAATCATTAGCTTGAATTTCATACAAAAGGCACTTGTCTTCTAGCCCCATGATTTCAGGCTTGATCAAAGGCACTTCTAAAGACTTGGGTTTATCCAATACCAAATTTTTTTTTTCGTATAAGATCAAATCATCTTGTGTGGTTACTTTTAAATTATAGCGTTTGATGCCCTTTGGGGCTACTATTTTAATCTTAATGGGTTTTTTTAAATCCCAAAAAAG
It encodes:
- a CDS encoding M23 family metallopeptidase — encoded protein: MELRFKILALVVLILGGYLVFNALITKPKALSFSLSSEEKALNGNDEALFWDLKKPIKIKIVAPKGIKRYNLKVTTQDDLILYEKKNLVLDKPKSLEVPLIKPEIMGLEDKCLLYEIQANDWSYANFFNGNKASFKQEVCVDTIKPSITILSRSPSIAYGGSAIVVFEALDKNLSQAFVRVKKKDFEAFRLLEFKQRNVFIALVPWSYKNKDFKAFIVAKDKAYNSNTTPLLFKRKTHRLREKDIDLSALKDKIAKQEKFQNDTEQTLLERFSNMRLKDLEKIQKIALEQGDFYKDFSHFQALKPLNGPFKMTSNFLENRRILKDNQVLFQFLHLGVDLMPGKDLSLAFDLSVKRVFKGEFDFYGNSLINCYGLGLCVFLAHLKDDESVGSSGLKLGIGLHLGMLLQGVFVRPNEWLNEQWIKTNIIAPIEQAKRILMKG